TCGAGGGCTACGGATCGGCGATTCAGATTGACGGTAATGGTCCGTGGGCCTACGACAACCTGTTCGTGGGCAACGCCGGACTGGCGATCGGGATCTATGACAACCACCCTATTTACGTCGAGAACAACTGGTGGGGCGACGCCAGCGGGCCGTATCATCCGACCCTCAATCCGGGCGGACGTGGCGACACGCTGCTCCAGCACAACGTTACGTTCGTTCCGTGGCTGGCCGAGCCGCCCGACACCACCAGTACGATTGATGCGGAGCGTCGGGAGTGGAATCCGGCTTCGTGGCACATTCACGCGATCTATCCGAATCCGTTCAATTCGGAATTTCGGATTTCGGTGGCCGGGCTTGCGGGCGATGATTTCGCGGTGACGCTCCACAATCTGCTCGGACAGCAAGTGGCGTTGCTTCACGCGGGGCGGGTCTCTTCGCCGGAGATTCACTTCACCGCTCCGCCCGATTTGGCCACCGGCCTCTATTTTCTGCATGCCCGATCCCGCGGCCACTCCGAAACGAAGAAGGTCGTCTTCCTGAGATAGTTCGCGACCCGCGCGACACCGCCAAAGCCGAGCGGCCCGATCCATCGGATCGGGCCGCAATAGTTCTCGCCGAGCAGGATCGCTAACCCTGCCGGAGTCTACTTCATCAGCAGCATTTTCTTCGTCAGCGAGATTCCCGGCGCTTCGAGGCGGTAGAGATACACGCCCGCGCTGACCAGTTGTCCGCTGTCGGTCCGTCCATCCCACGTCACCTGATGCATGCCCACGCTGTAGCGTTGATCGGTCAACGTCCGCACCAGCTGTCCCGTCACGTTGTACACGCGGATCTTCACGTCCGCCGCATTCGGGACGTTGAACACAATCTGCGTCTCGGGGTTGAACGGATTGGGGAAGTTCTGCGCCAGATCGAAACGATCCGGAAGAACCAGATTACGAAGTTCTGCGGCATTCGGATAGCCGAGATGGAAAATGGATTCGGTGGTGTCCCAGGTTATGCAATTGACATCGAAACTGCTGCAGCGGAGGGCAAGTTTGCAGTGGTTCAATGTGTCAATGCTGGGCAACGTGAATCGTATCATCGTGCAGAGTGAGCAGGATGCCAGAAGTCCCCACTGAGTGGGTGTTTCATCCATGTTGTAGATCAAATAGAGCTTGGAACCGGAGTTGCAGGTCGGGCTCGGTCGCTGCATCCGAATCGAGTCGGTAAGTCCCGCCAGGCTATCACCCGTGAGGTCGCCTTCGGGGCCGGGATAGAACCGCTTCAAATATGTACTGCCCTGATCCGCAT
This sequence is a window from bacterium. Protein-coding genes within it:
- a CDS encoding T9SS type A sorting domain-containing protein; amino-acid sequence: EGYGSAIQIDGNGPWAYDNLFVGNAGLAIGIYDNHPIYVENNWWGDASGPYHPTLNPGGRGDTLLQHNVTFVPWLAEPPDTTSTIDAERREWNPASWHIHAIYPNPFNSEFRISVAGLAGDDFAVTLHNLLGQQVALLHAGRVSSPEIHFTAPPDLATGLYFLHARSRGHSETKKVVFLR